From Cronobacter turicensis z3032, the proteins below share one genomic window:
- the yjdC gene encoding HTH-type transcriptional regulator yjdC — MQREEVLEQALHVLEQEGIANTTPEMVAAAVQCPTEEIHRYWPDREALLYDALRYLSQRVDAWRRQLIYNEELSAEQKLMARYQALTDCVSQDRYPGCLFIAACTFYPEASHPIHQLADQQKRAAYHYTHELLTQLEVDDPAMVAEQMELVLEGCLSRLLVKRSQADVDTARRLAEDILRFAQCRQGGALT; from the coding sequence GTGCAACGTGAAGAAGTGCTTGAGCAGGCCCTGCATGTCCTTGAACAGGAAGGGATTGCTAATACCACGCCGGAAATGGTGGCCGCCGCTGTGCAGTGTCCGACGGAAGAGATCCACCGCTACTGGCCGGATCGCGAAGCGCTGCTGTATGACGCGCTGCGCTATTTAAGCCAGCGTGTGGACGCCTGGCGTCGCCAGCTGATTTACAACGAGGAGCTGAGCGCGGAACAAAAACTGATGGCGCGCTATCAGGCGCTGACGGATTGCGTCAGTCAGGATCGCTATCCCGGCTGTCTGTTTATCGCCGCCTGCACGTTTTATCCGGAGGCGTCGCACCCTATTCATCAGTTAGCAGATCAGCAAAAACGCGCGGCGTACCACTATACGCACGAGCTGCTGACGCAGCTCGAAGTGGACGATCCGGCGATGGTTGCCGAGCAGATGGAGCTGGTGCTGGAAGGCTGCCTGAGCCGTCTGCTGGTAAAACGCAGCCAGGCGGACGTGGATACCGCGCGCCGTCTCGCCGAAGATATCCTGCGTTTCGCCCAGTGTCGCCAGGGCGGCGCGCTGACCTGA
- the dsbD gene encoding Thiol:disulfide interchange protein dsbD, producing the protein MAQRILTLILLFCSAQAPASLFGQQNASQFVPADQAFAFDFQQQQNQLTLNWQIKPGYYLYRQQIHVTPANASVSPPALPTGEPHEDEFFGKSEIYRDALSVPITVEQASPGATLTVTYQGCAAAGFCYPPETRTVPLSAVEQKNSVKPEAAQPSPTTDEQTSDSGDAPTATLPFSALWALLIGIGVAFTPCVLPMYPLISGIVLGGEKRLSTRRALLLAFIYVQGMALTYTALGLIVAAAGLQFQAALQSPWVLVALSVVFILLALSMFGLFTLQLPASLQTRLTLMSNRQRGGSPGGVFAMGAIAGLICSPCTTAPLSAILLYIAQSGNLWLGGGTLYLYALGMGLPLILVTVFGNRLLPKSGPWMEQVKTAFGFVILALPVFLLERIVGEPWGLRLWSALGIAFFGWAFIVSLNASKPWMRTVQIVFLGAALICARPLQDWAFGAPTAGSQAHLAFTRIATVDDLDRALAQAKGKPVMLDLYADWCVACKEFEKYTFSAPDVQRALDGTVLLQADVTANSAADVALLKRLNVLGLPTIIFFDAQGNEIPNGRVTGFMDAPAFATHLHNRLR; encoded by the coding sequence ATGGCTCAACGCATCCTTACGCTGATCCTGCTTTTTTGCAGCGCTCAGGCCCCGGCCTCGCTGTTCGGCCAGCAGAACGCCTCGCAGTTCGTGCCGGCAGACCAGGCCTTCGCCTTTGATTTTCAGCAGCAGCAAAACCAGCTGACGCTGAACTGGCAGATCAAGCCCGGCTACTATCTTTATCGCCAGCAAATTCACGTGACGCCCGCCAACGCGAGCGTGTCGCCGCCTGCGCTCCCCACCGGGGAGCCGCATGAAGATGAGTTCTTCGGCAAAAGCGAAATCTACCGCGACGCGCTCAGCGTGCCGATCACGGTGGAGCAGGCCTCACCCGGCGCGACGCTAACGGTGACGTACCAGGGCTGCGCCGCCGCCGGTTTCTGCTATCCGCCGGAAACCCGTACGGTGCCGCTGAGCGCGGTCGAACAGAAGAACAGCGTGAAACCCGAAGCCGCACAGCCTTCGCCCACAACCGACGAGCAGACCAGCGACAGCGGCGATGCGCCGACAGCCACGCTGCCATTCTCGGCGCTCTGGGCGCTGCTCATCGGCATTGGCGTCGCTTTCACGCCCTGCGTGCTGCCGATGTACCCGCTTATCTCCGGCATCGTGCTGGGCGGCGAAAAACGCCTTTCCACCCGGCGCGCGCTGCTGCTGGCGTTTATCTACGTACAGGGCATGGCGCTCACTTACACCGCGCTGGGGCTAATTGTCGCCGCCGCGGGCCTGCAATTCCAGGCGGCGCTGCAAAGCCCGTGGGTGCTGGTGGCGCTCTCCGTAGTCTTTATTCTTCTGGCGCTCTCTATGTTCGGGCTCTTTACGCTGCAACTGCCCGCATCGCTGCAAACGCGCCTGACACTGATGAGCAACCGCCAGCGCGGCGGCTCGCCGGGCGGCGTTTTTGCGATGGGCGCGATTGCAGGGCTTATCTGCTCGCCCTGCACCACCGCGCCGCTCAGCGCCATTCTGCTCTACATCGCCCAGAGTGGTAATCTGTGGCTTGGCGGCGGCACGCTGTATCTCTATGCGCTGGGTATGGGGCTGCCGTTAATTCTGGTCACCGTTTTCGGCAACCGGCTGTTGCCCAAAAGCGGCCCGTGGATGGAGCAGGTCAAAACCGCGTTCGGCTTTGTTATCCTGGCGTTGCCGGTGTTTCTGCTGGAGCGAATAGTGGGCGAACCGTGGGGGTTGCGGCTCTGGAGCGCGCTTGGCATCGCGTTCTTCGGCTGGGCGTTTATCGTAAGCCTGAACGCGAGCAAACCCTGGATGCGCACGGTACAGATCGTTTTTCTGGGCGCCGCGTTAATTTGCGCCCGCCCGTTGCAGGACTGGGCTTTCGGCGCACCGACGGCGGGCTCCCAGGCGCATCTGGCTTTCACCCGTATCGCCACGGTGGACGATCTCGATCGCGCGCTGGCGCAGGCCAAAGGCAAGCCGGTGATGCTCGATCTCTACGCCGACTGGTGCGTCGCCTGTAAAGAGTTTGAGAAATACACGTTCAGCGCGCCAGACGTGCAGCGCGCGCTCGACGGCACCGTGCTGTTGCAGGCAGACGTTACCGCCAACAGCGCAGCCGATGTGGCTTTGCTGAAACGCCTTAACGTGCTCGGATTGCCCACAATTATTTTCTTCGATGCGCAGGGCAATGAGATCCCGAACGGCCGCGTCACTGGTTTTATGGACGCACCCGCGTTTGCAACGCATTTGCACAATCGCCTGCGGTAA